One Malania oleifera isolate guangnan ecotype guangnan chromosome 10, ASM2987363v1, whole genome shotgun sequence genomic region harbors:
- the LOC131166137 gene encoding protein NRT1/ PTR FAMILY 7.2-like, whose product MACLSFSKENCADEKIKKTERECCTLDGSTDRHGHPAVRGKTGAWTSGILILVNQGLATLAFFGVGVNMVLFLTRVMGQDNADAANKVSKWTGTVYIFSLLGAFLSDSYWGRYKTCAIFQVIFVIGLASLSLSSYIFLLKPHGCGAEHSPCQPHSPYHTLLFYLSIYLVALGNGGYQPNIATFGADQFDENDSKEGHSKVAFFSFFYLALNLGSLFSNTILVYFEDKGMWALGFWSATGSASVALILFLIGTPRYRHFRPNGNPLSRFCQVLVAATRKCKVEAPPSEDLYEVDAKDDPKNGGRKLLHTQGFQFLDRAAVVISKEQNEKDEVLDSPWHLCTVTQVEEVKCILRLLPIWLCTILYSVVFTQMASLFVEQGAAMRTNISNFHIPPASMSSFDILSVALFIYIYRRVLDPLFARMRKDPRGLTELQRMGVGLVIAIVAMVFAGTVEIFRLKHAAKDCANCEGSSSLSILWQIPQYVCIGASEVFMYVGQLEFFNAQAPDGLKSFGSALCMTSISLGNYVSILLVTMVMKISTEHKMPGWIPGNLNKGHLDRFYFLLAALTTADFVIYLICAKWYKSIKFEGKSGESSDTHADLKV is encoded by the exons atggCTTGCTTAAGTTTCTCTAAAGAG AATTGCGCGGATGAAAAGATTAAAAAAACGGAGCGAGAGTGCTGCACCCTCGATGGATCCACTGATAGACACGGCCATCCTGCTGTACGTGGAAAAACCGGGGCATGGACATCAGGGATTCTCATACTTG tGAATCAAGGACTGGCAACTCTGGCATTCTTTGGAGTTGGGGTGAACATGGTGCTGTTTTTGACAAGGGTGATGGGGCAGGACAATGCAGATGCTGCCAACAAAGTCAGCAAATGGACAGGCACAGTCTACATTTTCTCTCTTCTTGGGGCCTTCCTCAGTGATTCCTACTGGGGAAGATACAAGACCTGTGCCATCTTTCAGGTCATCTTTGTCATT GGTCTGGCATCACTATCGTTATCATCATACATTTTTCTGCTCAAGCCTCATGGCTGCGGTGCCGAACATTCTCCATGCCAGCCCCATTCACCCTACCACACTCTGTTGTTCTACCTTTCCATTTACCTAGTAGCGTTAGGAAATGGAGGGTACCAACCCAACATAGCTACATTTGGGGCGGACCAGTTTGATGAGAATGATTCTAAGGAAGGCCACTCAAAGGTGGCCTTCTTCAGCTTCTTCTACCTGGCTCTGAACCTGGGCTCCCTCTTTTCAAACACTATACTGGTCTATTTTGAGGATAAGGGAATGTGGGCACTGGGTTTTTGGTCAGCAACTGGCTCTGCCTCTGTTGCATTGATCTTGTTCCTTATTGGGACCCCAAGGTACAGACACTTCAGACCCAATGGCAACCCTCTCTCTAGGTTTTGCCAAGTTTTGGTCGCTGCAACAAGAAAATGTAAGGTTGAGGCACCACCAAGTGAAGATTTGTATGAAGTGGACGCGAAAGATGATCCCAAAAATGGGGGCAGAAAGTTGCTTCACACCCAGGGTTTTCA ATTCTTGGACAGAGCAGCAGTCGTTATATCTAAGGAGCAAAACGAGAAAGATGAGGTTCTTGATAGTCCTTGGCATCTCTGCACAGTAACCCAAGTCGAAGAAGTGAAATGCATACTAAGGCTCCTACCAATTTGGCTCTGCACGATACTTTACTCTGTAGTTTTCACCCAAATGGCCTCTCTCTTTGTGGAGCAAGGTGCAGCCATGAGAACTAACATTTCGAACTTCCACATTCCTCCAGCAAGCATGTCTAGTTTTGACATTCTCAGCGTTGCTCTTTTCATTTACATATATAGGAGAGTTCTTGACCCCCTCTTTGCGAGGATGAGGAAGGACCCCAGAGGGCTCACTGAACTTCAGAGGATGGGGGTTGGTCTTGTTATAGCAATAGTGGCAATGGTCTTTGCTGGGACAGTAGAGATTTTCAGGTTGAAGCATGCGGCGAAAGATTGTGCCAACTGTGAAGGTTCCAGTTCTTTGAGCATCCTTTGGCAAATCCCCCAATATGTATGCATTGGAGCCTCTGAGGTTTTCATGTATGTTGGTCAATTGGAATTCTTCAACGCACAAGCACCAGATGGATTAAAGAGCTTTGGGAGTGCACTTTGCATGACATCCATTTCACTAGGAAACTATGTTAGTATCTTGCTGGTAACAATGGTCATGAAAATCTCTACAGAACATAAAATGCCCGGGTGGATTCCTGGAAACCTCAATAAGGGTCATCTAGATAGATTTTACTTCCTCTTGGCAGCTTTGACTACTGCAGATTTTGTGATCTACTTGATTTGTGCTAAGTGGTATAAGAGTATCAAGTTTGAAGGGAAGAGTGGAGAAAGCAGTGACACGCACGCAGACCTTAAAGtctaa